One genomic segment of Candidatus Thermodiscus eudorianus includes these proteins:
- a CDS encoding phosphopentomutase/phosphoglucosamine mutase, which produces MARLFGTAGIRGRYLEKITPELAYRVGLSVAAYVGGLGSATVGYDIRTTSPLLAQLVAAGLMAGGLDAIDTGLVPTPVLAYSVPETKSKAGVMVTASHNPPPDNGIKVFDSTGMEYTLPMERDLEELIFNGDLKKLHASWDNVGRLVYGHEIVEEYVYDILEMVTVDKPRIELRLAVDCANGTASTVTPRILRMAGVSSVISFNCHQDGFFPGRHPEPRPDTIGPYISATSTLNVHGLLAHDGDADRLAIAVPGLGFVKQDLIIALFAWWKLRERKGTVVVSVDVGIEVEEIVERLGGRLVRSKLGKLHEKIRDTPGVILAAEPWKLIDPAWGPWVDGIYQAALFARIAMEEGEPPAALVQRLPFYPSARINVKLAKDEDKLKLYPVLEEKAKSILAKGAVDILEIDGVRITYDDSSWILLRVSGTEPKVRIYAQATGKQRLLELVSRAKELVYATAGHLGLKITGVEEHIDLGRKRPSF; this is translated from the coding sequence TTGGCCAGGCTCTTCGGGACCGCCGGGATAAGGGGACGCTACCTAGAGAAGATAACCCCCGAGCTAGCCTACAGGGTGGGTTTGAGCGTCGCCGCCTACGTCGGGGGGCTGGGCTCGGCCACTGTAGGATACGATATACGCACTACAAGCCCGTTACTGGCCCAGCTAGTCGCGGCTGGCCTAATGGCCGGCGGCCTAGACGCGATCGATACCGGCCTCGTGCCGACGCCCGTGTTGGCATACTCTGTTCCAGAGACGAAGTCTAAGGCTGGCGTCATGGTTACTGCCAGCCACAACCCGCCCCCGGACAATGGTATAAAGGTGTTTGACTCCACGGGCATGGAGTACACCCTTCCCATGGAGAGGGATCTGGAGGAGCTGATATTCAATGGGGACTTGAAGAAGCTCCACGCCTCATGGGATAACGTGGGCAGACTAGTCTACGGCCATGAGATAGTCGAGGAATACGTATACGATATACTAGAGATGGTGACGGTCGACAAGCCTAGAATAGAGCTACGCCTCGCGGTAGACTGTGCTAATGGTACGGCGAGCACAGTCACCCCCAGGATACTACGCATGGCCGGCGTGAGTAGCGTGATAAGCTTCAACTGCCACCAAGACGGGTTCTTCCCAGGCCGACACCCGGAGCCGCGTCCCGACACGATAGGCCCCTACATAAGCGCCACCTCTACGCTAAACGTCCACGGGCTACTAGCCCACGACGGAGACGCCGATAGACTGGCTATAGCAGTCCCGGGGCTGGGCTTCGTAAAGCAGGACCTAATCATAGCACTCTTCGCCTGGTGGAAGCTGAGGGAGAGAAAGGGTACGGTAGTCGTATCGGTCGATGTAGGGATAGAGGTCGAGGAGATAGTCGAACGCCTAGGCGGGCGCCTCGTAAGGAGCAAGCTAGGTAAGTTACACGAGAAGATAAGGGATACCCCGGGAGTCATACTGGCGGCCGAGCCCTGGAAGCTGATTGACCCGGCCTGGGGACCCTGGGTGGACGGGATCTACCAGGCAGCGCTCTTCGCCCGTATAGCAATGGAGGAGGGGGAGCCACCAGCCGCACTGGTGCAGAGGCTCCCCTTCTATCCATCGGCTAGGATAAACGTCAAGCTCGCTAAGGACGAGGACAAGCTCAAGTTATATCCCGTCCTCGAAGAGAAGGCTAAGAGCATCCTAGCGAAGGGAGCAGTCGACATACTTGAGATAGACGGTGTTAGGATAACGTACGACGACTCAAGCTGGATACTCCTACGCGTTAGTGGGACCGAGCCGAAGGTCAGAATATACGCCCAGGCCACGGGCAAGCAGAGGCTACTGGAGCTGGTGTCCAGGGCTAAGGAACTGGTCTATGCTACCGCGGGCCACCTAGGGTTGAAGATAACTGGCGTGGAGGAGCATATCGACCTGGGGCGTAAGAGGCCTAGCTTCTAA
- a CDS encoding thioredoxin family protein codes for MDDVKDLAERLARELEDRARYVEKMALDPVPEITRKDFEKLVDENKVVVLYFTADWCGPCISFLESFREVALQLSRPGVAFARVDVDRTYSLADKYNIQHIPTIVIFRQGKPVETILGQTSKEELAKIIKAHMKAEGFSV; via the coding sequence ATGGACGACGTGAAAGACCTAGCAGAGAGGCTCGCACGCGAACTAGAAGACAGGGCAAGGTATGTCGAGAAGATGGCGCTAGACCCCGTGCCGGAAATCACTAGAAAGGATTTCGAGAAGCTCGTCGACGAGAACAAGGTAGTTGTACTTTACTTCACGGCCGACTGGTGCGGCCCATGCATATCGTTCTTGGAGTCGTTCCGCGAAGTAGCACTTCAACTCTCTAGGCCAGGCGTCGCCTTCGCGAGAGTCGACGTCGATAGAACCTATAGCCTAGCCGACAAGTATAACATACAGCATATACCAACAATAGTAATCTTCCGCCAGGGTAAACCCGTGGAGACGATACTGGGGCAGACCTCGAAGGAAGAACTGGCCAAGATCATCAAGGCACACATGAAGGCCGAGGGGTTCTCGGTATAG
- a CDS encoding THUMP domain-containing protein: MGNARIKTGPFNLIITHLPGWPHARDAEKHLYWLLDGVEIVHRAPNIILARVDDARGSVERLRRSLPASTPILRVIPVDEVVYPRVSDVKEAVHGLIKDAPPGSYAIKLDGHLYDDNGELMHKIDSIKVIAEGIERPVDLTNPDILVYIKVVKYRRGHLAAIYVGPRDGILSTVKERR, translated from the coding sequence ATGGGAAATGCTAGGATAAAGACTGGACCCTTCAACCTGATCATAACACACCTGCCGGGATGGCCCCACGCGAGGGATGCCGAGAAGCACCTCTACTGGCTCTTAGACGGCGTAGAGATCGTGCACAGGGCCCCCAACATAATACTTGCACGCGTCGATGACGCTAGGGGTAGTGTTGAAAGACTAAGGAGGAGTCTACCAGCCAGCACCCCCATCCTCCGGGTCATCCCGGTCGACGAAGTCGTATACCCCAGGGTATCCGATGTTAAGGAAGCGGTACACGGCTTGATCAAGGATGCGCCCCCGGGGAGTTACGCGATCAAGCTAGACGGCCATCTATACGATGACAATGGCGAGTTGATGCATAAAATCGACTCGATCAAAGTCATAGCTGAGGGTATAGAGAGGCCCGTGGACCTAACGAACCCGGACATACTAGTCTATATAAAGGTGGTAAAGTACCGGAGAGGCCATCTCGCCGCCATCTACGTCGGGCCTAGAGATGGAATCCTCTCCACCGTAAAGGAGAGGAGGTAG
- a CDS encoding nicotinate phosphoribosyltransferase: MPGRKPTLYMSSPDEVKTGEATDIYFKRTKRIIEEAGLSDLKVRMEVHAYSMPKGYEWAVLAGLEEALAILEGRDVTVYSIPEGTIFYKKEPVMVIEGRYSDFADLETSILGVLRFSSSIATATARMKKLAGEKSILFFGLRALHPAVYPAADRAAYIGGVDGVSGVLAKKYLGVEPKGTMPHALIIAFGDQRKAWKWFADLYSGETPVIALIDTFDDERVEARLAVETLGDRLWGVRLDTPSSRRGKMREIVEEVKWILKLEGYPDVKIIVSGGIGENQIVELRDVVDGFGVGTSIAAAPSVDLSMDIVEVDRGNGWEKISKRGKLPGAKKIVRCNGERLTVFLDETLECGEGYEEVTVKYIENGKLVRSLPSLDEIRGYVLEQLEEVSL, translated from the coding sequence ATGCCGGGAAGAAAGCCAACACTCTACATGTCGAGCCCCGACGAGGTCAAGACCGGTGAAGCCACAGACATCTACTTCAAGAGGACGAAACGCATCATAGAGGAGGCCGGCCTCAGCGATCTAAAGGTTAGAATGGAGGTACACGCCTACTCCATGCCCAAGGGCTACGAGTGGGCGGTGCTGGCGGGGCTGGAGGAGGCTCTAGCCATACTAGAAGGCAGAGATGTGACGGTCTACAGCATACCAGAGGGGACTATATTCTACAAGAAGGAGCCAGTAATGGTCATTGAAGGAAGATACAGTGATTTCGCCGATCTAGAGACCTCGATACTCGGCGTGTTAAGGTTCTCCTCATCCATAGCCACCGCGACTGCCAGGATGAAGAAGCTCGCAGGGGAGAAATCGATACTCTTCTTCGGCCTCCGAGCCCTCCATCCAGCAGTATATCCAGCGGCCGATAGGGCCGCGTATATAGGAGGGGTTGATGGTGTAAGTGGCGTCCTAGCCAAGAAGTACCTAGGTGTGGAGCCGAAGGGCACCATGCCGCATGCATTGATAATCGCGTTCGGGGACCAGAGGAAGGCGTGGAAGTGGTTCGCCGACCTGTATAGCGGGGAGACTCCCGTGATCGCGTTAATCGACACGTTCGACGATGAGAGGGTAGAGGCGCGTCTAGCAGTCGAGACCCTGGGTGACAGGCTGTGGGGGGTCAGGCTTGATACCCCGAGTAGTAGGAGGGGTAAGATGAGGGAGATAGTGGAGGAGGTTAAATGGATCCTTAAGCTAGAGGGATACCCGGATGTCAAGATAATCGTGAGCGGAGGTATCGGTGAGAACCAGATAGTAGAGCTGAGGGACGTCGTCGACGGGTTCGGAGTCGGGACCAGCATCGCCGCCGCGCCCAGCGTCGATCTAAGCATGGACATCGTCGAGGTTGACAGGGGCAATGGATGGGAGAAGATCTCCAAGCGTGGAAAGCTCCCAGGGGCCAAGAAAATAGTTAGATGCAACGGTGAGAGACTAACCGTGTTCCTAGACGAGACCCTGGAGTGCGGAGAGGGCTACGAGGAAGTAACCGTAAAGTACATTGAGAATGGGAAGCTGGTAAGGAGCCTCCCAAGCCTAGACGAGATCCGTGGTTACGTCTTAGAGCAGTTAGAAGAGGTATCGTTGTAG
- a CDS encoding DUF2208 domain-containing protein, translating to MANQIEDVKSRVLLGQFSILLYSVAAAILGRNYKTFILVFILIIIISVLQNRSGKNPLGQARVPPEEVLKGRKLYEEENARELQTKDLDIMKDMQEQSRFTMYTSMGMFIAMLYFFLLWKYVDTLYQYVSVYTGPGKLAEFLAFLIYFEGLFVINQLVYIWALRKVGKVTMLQPAPSYTVTDKGIVIKGLVGKTAITFPLPDDIEVNVNEKRKFVELVKKSKRTVTKLRFYAKNPKRLAEVIKRYGVRS from the coding sequence TTGGCGAACCAGATAGAGGATGTTAAGAGCAGGGTGTTGCTCGGACAGTTTTCTATTCTCCTCTACTCTGTGGCGGCTGCTATCCTGGGCAGGAACTATAAGACCTTCATACTAGTGTTTATACTAATTATTATAATAAGCGTGTTGCAGAACAGGTCTGGAAAGAACCCTCTAGGCCAGGCCAGGGTCCCTCCCGAGGAGGTGCTGAAGGGGAGGAAGCTCTACGAGGAGGAAAACGCTAGGGAGCTGCAGACCAAGGACTTGGATATAATGAAGGATATGCAGGAGCAGTCGAGGTTCACCATGTACACGAGCATGGGGATGTTCATAGCAATGCTCTACTTCTTCCTGTTATGGAAGTATGTTGACACTCTCTACCAGTACGTCTCAGTCTACACGGGTCCGGGCAAGCTAGCGGAGTTCCTAGCCTTCCTCATATACTTCGAGGGGCTCTTCGTTATAAACCAGCTGGTGTACATATGGGCGCTGAGGAAGGTCGGCAAGGTGACGATGCTACAGCCGGCCCCCTCCTACACGGTCACCGACAAGGGTATAGTGATAAAGGGCCTAGTAGGTAAGACTGCCATAACATTCCCGCTACCAGACGACATAGAGGTCAACGTGAACGAGAAGAGGAAGTTCGTAGAGCTCGTGAAGAAGTCAAAGAGGACTGTCACAAAGCTGAGGTTCTACGCCAAGAACCCGAAGAGGCTGGCAGAGGTTATCAAGAGATATGGGGTTAGAAGCTAG